In Haloarcula halophila, a single window of DNA contains:
- a CDS encoding IS5 family transposase, which produces MVSLRRLAWMCRELAKEHVDDPDVPAAPEGADGYAEWTQIALILFRVELEKSLRETEDYLNEMSGILAVFGLEEAPHYSSICRWEDEYRMRELRRLLRTSAEQAGWSGEAAIDASGFQRDQTSYHYRDRADFSFQKMKTTILIDVNTLAIKDTHYTTQKAWDGHIGMQVFRRNAEDLRVLSADANYSWSDLREECRSNSTRPLIKHREQTPLQKAHNARMNEDYNQRWMSETGFSQLKKDDGEKLRSRSWHGQFRELTRKCIVHNLTQAAS; this is translated from the coding sequence ATGGTATCGCTCAGACGGCTAGCGTGGATGTGTCGAGAACTTGCCAAAGAACACGTAGACGATCCTGACGTACCCGCCGCGCCGGAAGGCGCGGACGGGTACGCCGAGTGGACACAGATAGCGTTGATTCTGTTCCGTGTCGAACTGGAAAAGAGTCTACGAGAAACTGAAGACTATCTCAACGAGATGTCCGGTATTTTAGCTGTATTCGGCCTTGAGGAGGCTCCACACTACAGCTCGATTTGTCGGTGGGAGGATGAGTATCGGATGCGTGAGCTCCGCCGCCTGCTCCGCACTTCGGCGGAGCAGGCGGGCTGGAGCGGTGAAGCAGCGATTGATGCAAGTGGCTTCCAACGCGATCAGACGAGCTACCACTACCGCGACCGCGCAGACTTCTCATTCCAGAAGATGAAGACGACGATTCTGATTGACGTGAACACGCTAGCAATCAAGGATACTCATTACACGACGCAGAAGGCGTGGGACGGCCATATTGGGATGCAGGTCTTCCGCCGGAACGCGGAAGACCTGCGTGTGTTGTCTGCTGACGCCAACTACTCTTGGAGCGACCTCCGTGAGGAGTGTCGCTCCAACTCAACGCGGCCGTTGATCAAGCACCGAGAGCAGACACCGCTACAGAAAGCTCACAATGCACGAATGAACGAGGACTACAACCAGCGCTGGATGAGTGAAACCGGGTTCTCGCAGTTGAAGAAAGACGACGGCGAGAAGCTCCGCTCCCGGAGCTGGCACGGCCAGTTCCGGGAGCTCACACGCAAGTGCATCGTGCATAACCTAACGCAGGCGGCGAGTTAG
- a CDS encoding ArsR/SmtB family transcription factor, with protein sequence MGSQTGRLERLITEENGGCCEADVEDRLDSLRSYQSAAPESPDADLTALKTLGNETRYNIVRLLNAADREVCVCEINPVFAVSDSAISHALSDLYDAGLVTRRKDGTWRYYETTPRAEALLAALDETQEGDR encoded by the coding sequence ATGGGCTCCCAAACGGGCCGGCTCGAACGACTCATCACCGAAGAAAACGGTGGATGCTGTGAAGCCGACGTCGAAGACCGGCTCGATTCGTTGCGCTCGTATCAGTCAGCGGCTCCGGAGAGCCCCGACGCCGATCTCACGGCGCTCAAAACCCTCGGAAACGAAACACGATACAACATCGTCCGGTTGCTGAACGCCGCGGATCGAGAAGTGTGTGTCTGTGAGATCAATCCCGTCTTCGCGGTCAGTGACAGTGCGATCAGCCACGCGCTCTCAGACCTCTACGACGCCGGACTCGTCACGCGTCGCAAGGACGGAACGTGGAGGTACTACGAGACGACTCCACGGGCCGAGGCGCTTCTGGCTGCCCTCGACGAAACGCAAGAGGGCGACCGATGA
- the arsB gene encoding ACR3 family arsenite efflux transporter: protein MSNAEVHEHGPNCDCESCGDPRSMDFLDKYLTVWILGAMAVGVGLGFVAPSVTQPIQGFHLVEIGLVAMMYPPLAKADYSQLRAVFSNWRVLGLSLVQNWLIGPTLMFGLAVIFFSGLVPGLPARPEFFLGLVFIGMARCIAMVLVWNELAEGSTEYVTGLVAFNSLFQIITYGVYVWFFGLFLPPLLGMETLVAGIESFDVTPMQVVRAIVIFLGIPFLGGFLTRYLSIRAKGEEWYDQAVIPKIDPLTLVALLFTVVVMFATQGENIVAAPGDVLLIAIPLTIYFVVMFLVSFGMGKGIGADYSTTTAIGFTAASNNFELAIAVAVAVFGVGSGVAFTTVVGPLIEVPVLLALVNVALYFQRTFDWSGATTGQHTTSAAKPPEDD from the coding sequence ATGAGTAACGCCGAGGTCCACGAGCACGGCCCGAACTGTGACTGTGAGAGTTGTGGCGACCCACGGTCGATGGATTTTCTCGATAAGTACCTCACTGTCTGGATTCTCGGTGCGATGGCTGTCGGTGTCGGACTCGGATTCGTCGCTCCCTCGGTGACCCAGCCGATTCAGGGCTTTCATCTCGTCGAGATCGGCCTCGTCGCGATGATGTACCCCCCGCTGGCGAAGGCCGATTACTCACAACTCCGAGCCGTATTCAGCAACTGGCGCGTTCTGGGGTTGAGCCTCGTCCAGAACTGGCTGATCGGGCCGACGCTCATGTTCGGGCTCGCGGTGATTTTCTTCAGCGGACTGGTTCCTGGGCTCCCTGCCCGTCCGGAGTTCTTCCTCGGCCTCGTCTTCATCGGGATGGCCCGCTGTATCGCGATGGTCCTCGTCTGGAACGAACTCGCCGAGGGGTCGACCGAATACGTCACCGGCTTGGTCGCGTTCAACAGCCTCTTCCAGATCATTACCTACGGTGTCTACGTCTGGTTCTTCGGGCTGTTTCTGCCGCCACTGCTCGGGATGGAGACGCTCGTCGCCGGGATCGAGAGCTTCGACGTGACGCCGATGCAGGTGGTCCGGGCCATCGTGATCTTCCTCGGGATCCCGTTCCTCGGCGGATTCCTCACACGGTACCTCAGCATCCGAGCCAAAGGCGAGGAGTGGTACGACCAGGCGGTGATCCCGAAGATCGATCCACTGACCCTCGTCGCACTGCTGTTCACCGTCGTCGTAATGTTCGCCACACAGGGTGAGAACATCGTCGCTGCACCCGGTGACGTCCTCCTGATCGCCATCCCGTTGACGATCTACTTTGTCGTGATGTTCCTCGTGAGCTTCGGGATGGGGAAAGGGATCGGAGCGGACTACTCGACGACGACGGCGATCGGTTTCACCGCCGCCTCGAACAACTTCGAGCTCGCGATTGCGGTCGCCGTCGCGGTGTTCGGTGTCGGGTCCGGCGTCGCGTTTACCACCGTTGTCGGGCCGCTTATCGAGGTCCCGGTGTTGCTCGCGCTGGTCAACGTCGCACTGTACTTCCAGCGTACGTTCGATTGGAGTGGGGCCACGACCGGACAACACACCACGTCAGCTGCCAAGCCCCCGGAGGACGACTGA
- a CDS encoding methyl-accepting chemotaxis protein, producing MVDSDEEVEKAIDSPFETAEADALLCSYLRFSPDPIFVVDAEGRFVYSNSGCRELFDRAVGELMDTNLFEYDNADNTAMRKVLDTGEPLCGLDQEIVTDDGETISVERYLYPLFDDTGTLVGGIEINRDVSERVSAQRREAQLEELRAYQSDVAAEFGEWLAALSRGNYAIDPSVPEPDADFEDITAVYEVFDSMADNLGVAVDSTNDMLADVERGAAQLDTLSDRLGTAATETENAAARIDDYSTDAAATVSEQVETAGAAEQSATDLSASIEEITATTQKISEQASQARSLADTGTESAETAVNRMDAAVDSAEENLDHVSNLEAQMENIEEMTEMIADIAEETNLLALNANIEAAHTDGDGDGFGVVADEIKALAEESKTAVEEISATLDSLRTDIESTTAAIEHSSAEIEAGADAVSDVVDHIEEIDTAIEETETGIVQIADATDDQAENAQTVKTTVEAVADQSRQVDDHMTDISTEVDQQTENVDNVKRVSETIDTLSDELHDDLSAFTLADTDEDG from the coding sequence TTGGTTGATAGTGACGAGGAGGTCGAGAAGGCGATCGACTCTCCGTTCGAGACAGCCGAGGCAGACGCGCTGTTGTGTAGCTATCTCCGGTTCTCCCCCGATCCGATCTTTGTCGTGGACGCCGAGGGACGGTTCGTCTACTCGAACAGTGGCTGTCGCGAGCTCTTCGACAGGGCCGTCGGTGAACTCATGGACACGAACCTTTTCGAGTACGATAACGCCGACAACACGGCGATGCGGAAGGTACTCGATACGGGCGAACCCCTGTGTGGGCTCGACCAGGAGATCGTCACCGACGACGGTGAGACGATTTCGGTCGAGCGGTATCTCTACCCGTTGTTCGACGATACCGGCACGCTGGTCGGCGGGATCGAGATCAACCGCGACGTCTCCGAGCGTGTCAGCGCACAGCGCCGGGAGGCACAACTCGAAGAGTTGCGTGCCTACCAGTCGGATGTCGCCGCGGAGTTCGGGGAGTGGCTCGCCGCACTCAGCCGCGGGAATTACGCTATCGACCCGTCGGTCCCCGAACCCGACGCCGATTTCGAGGACATCACTGCCGTCTACGAGGTGTTCGACTCGATGGCCGACAACCTCGGTGTAGCGGTCGACAGCACCAACGACATGCTGGCCGATGTCGAGCGTGGTGCCGCCCAGCTCGACACCCTCAGCGACCGTCTCGGAACCGCCGCCACCGAGACCGAGAACGCGGCCGCTCGCATCGACGACTACAGTACCGACGCCGCGGCGACGGTCAGCGAACAGGTCGAGACCGCTGGGGCGGCCGAGCAGTCTGCGACGGACCTCTCGGCGTCTATCGAGGAGATAACCGCGACCACACAGAAGATCTCCGAACAGGCATCACAGGCTCGGTCGCTGGCTGATACGGGGACCGAGTCGGCGGAGACCGCAGTAAACCGGATGGACGCCGCCGTCGATAGCGCCGAAGAGAACCTCGACCACGTCAGCAACCTCGAAGCGCAGATGGAAAACATCGAGGAGATGACCGAGATGATCGCGGACATCGCCGAGGAGACGAATTTACTGGCGTTAAACGCCAACATCGAGGCCGCACACACCGACGGCGACGGAGACGGATTCGGCGTCGTCGCCGACGAAATAAAGGCGCTCGCCGAGGAGTCGAAAACCGCGGTCGAAGAGATTTCGGCAACACTCGACTCGCTCCGTACGGATATCGAATCGACGACGGCGGCGATCGAGCACAGTAGTGCGGAGATCGAAGCCGGTGCCGACGCCGTGTCGGACGTTGTCGACCACATCGAGGAGATAGACACGGCGATCGAGGAAACCGAGACGGGGATCGTCCAGATCGCCGATGCGACCGACGATCAGGCCGAGAACGCACAGACAGTCAAAACCACCGTCGAAGCGGTCGCCGACCAGAGCCGACAGGTCGACGACCACATGACTGATATCTCGACCGAGGTCGATCAACAGACCGAGAACGTCGACAACGTCAAGCGCGTCTCCGAGACGATCGACACCCTCTCGGATGAGCTCCACGACGACCTGTCGGCGTTTACACTCGCCGACACCGACGAGGACGGGTAG
- a CDS encoding SDR family NAD(P)-dependent oxidoreductase translates to MSAGESDDRSSEFDSRLTDRHIVVTGGAQGIGRGIVLRCAQAGADVTIFDIDTETAGETAVRVRETGSEATVVEVDVADADSVDSGVADARGALGPIHGVVNNAGIQRSVPLLDTSEAEWDRHFAVNTKGAFFVAKRVAEQMIADDIAGRIVNISSVGAERPFTGQGAYGASKAAVLALTTVLAKELAEHGITANAIKPGTVETPMVDTWLSEKAALSDQSEAEILSESLATHILDRPGHPEEIGHMAVLLLSDEGEWITGESIAVDGGYLEA, encoded by the coding sequence ATGTCTGCAGGAGAGTCAGACGATCGTTCGAGCGAGTTCGATTCGCGCCTCACCGACCGCCATATCGTCGTCACGGGTGGCGCACAGGGAATCGGGCGCGGTATCGTCCTGCGATGTGCGCAGGCCGGTGCTGACGTTACGATCTTCGATATCGACACCGAGACAGCCGGTGAGACGGCTGTTCGGGTTCGAGAGACCGGGAGTGAGGCGACAGTGGTCGAAGTCGACGTGGCCGACGCGGACTCCGTCGACAGCGGTGTTGCGGACGCCCGTGGTGCTCTCGGTCCGATCCACGGCGTCGTCAACAATGCAGGAATCCAGCGATCGGTCCCGCTCTTGGACACGAGCGAAGCCGAATGGGACAGACATTTCGCAGTCAATACGAAAGGGGCCTTTTTCGTCGCCAAACGGGTCGCCGAGCAGATGATCGCCGACGATATCGCGGGACGAATCGTCAATATCTCGTCTGTCGGAGCGGAACGCCCGTTCACTGGACAGGGAGCCTACGGGGCATCGAAGGCGGCGGTACTGGCACTAACGACGGTCTTGGCGAAGGAACTCGCCGAACACGGGATCACGGCGAACGCGATCAAGCCCGGAACTGTCGAGACACCGATGGTCGATACGTGGCTCTCGGAGAAAGCAGCACTGAGCGACCAGTCGGAAGCGGAGATCCTCTCTGAATCGCTCGCGACACATATCCTCGATAGACCGGGACACCCAGAGGAGATCGGCCACATGGCAGTGCTGTTGCTCTCAGACGAAGGGGAGTGGATAACCGGGGAGTCAATCGCCGTCGATGGTGGGTATCTGGAGGCTTGA
- a CDS encoding low molecular weight phosphatase family protein, translated as MTDTPIRVAFVCVQNAGRSQMSTAYAERERERRGLEADIEILTGGTSPAERVHDVVVEVMREDGFDLSDRTPREISTAELESCEYVATMGCSTLELDPASDVDVRDWALADPDGNDLDRVREIRDEIRDRVTALFDEIEREIPRDA; from the coding sequence ATGACCGACACACCGATTCGTGTGGCGTTCGTATGCGTCCAGAACGCCGGGCGATCACAGATGTCGACCGCGTACGCCGAGCGCGAGCGGGAACGCCGGGGACTCGAAGCCGACATCGAAATCCTCACGGGTGGGACCAGTCCTGCCGAGCGCGTTCACGACGTTGTCGTCGAGGTAATGCGGGAGGACGGATTCGACCTCTCGGACCGAACACCCCGGGAGATATCGACGGCCGAACTCGAATCGTGTGAGTACGTCGCGACCATGGGTTGTTCGACGCTCGAACTCGACCCGGCTAGCGATGTCGACGTCCGCGACTGGGCGCTTGCTGATCCTGATGGAAACGACCTCGACCGTGTCCGGGAGATCCGCGACGAGATCCGGGACCGCGTGACTGCGCTTTTCGATGAAATCGAACGAGAGATCCCAAGAGATGCCTGA
- a CDS encoding histidine kinase N-terminal 7TM domain-containing protein produces the protein MDIFGVPLAFLSYVFAYGLAALGCGVAVGRARQITDLDTRRGLVALLVGSGGWAALQLAFLVAPTPALRYGAYTLSLIVGLTTVGAWLYFASAYTGRSFHRDALYRRLAVGLYLAIVAVKLTNPLHGWYFQTAFVTTPFPHLTIMHGTFHWVVTGLSYALVAVGFFMLYELFLDADYDTRPLAALVGITGLPVVFDIVGFASDFLIDINYEPLGVAVFAIGVLYVFEEEFLAVQLTSGVDAPIIYLDTDDRISHYNRRAERLFPALDGATGEPLDAVVPPANTELGDRNWILDRTDDGETEHYLVSDTRFSLGQTDIGRMVLFSEVTRTERQRRELERQNEQLEGFAAAIRHELLNTLQILSARVDIAGTAIDDGEVNLARESLQTASDTSDRMADIVDDLAKLARYGQSVEDHEARTVNIGSIAEEAWAIADVEDVTLSIDTDAELTADPERLQTLFVNAFRFGAHNGATEITVTATDRGFTITDDGTPTGDTDPASYFEYGSAIPDAEAGLTLPNLRMLAETHGWEATLDQSYQDGIRIIVSGVSTLEQ, from the coding sequence ATGGATATTTTCGGTGTTCCTCTGGCATTTCTGTCGTATGTTTTCGCCTACGGGCTCGCAGCGCTCGGCTGTGGGGTCGCAGTCGGCCGTGCCAGACAGATCACGGACCTGGACACCCGGCGAGGGTTGGTCGCATTGTTGGTCGGAAGCGGCGGCTGGGCAGCACTACAACTGGCCTTTCTCGTCGCTCCGACGCCTGCGCTGCGCTACGGGGCCTACACGCTCAGTCTGATCGTCGGACTCACCACCGTCGGCGCCTGGCTCTACTTCGCCTCCGCCTACACCGGACGTTCATTCCACCGGGACGCGTTATACAGGCGTCTCGCAGTGGGACTGTATCTCGCGATCGTCGCAGTGAAACTCACGAATCCGCTCCACGGCTGGTACTTCCAGACGGCCTTCGTCACCACGCCGTTCCCGCATCTGACGATCATGCACGGCACTTTCCACTGGGTCGTCACCGGCCTCTCGTACGCCCTCGTCGCGGTCGGCTTCTTCATGTTGTACGAACTGTTTCTGGATGCCGACTACGACACGCGACCGCTGGCGGCACTCGTCGGAATCACCGGTTTACCGGTCGTGTTCGATATCGTCGGCTTCGCGAGCGACTTCCTCATCGATATCAACTATGAGCCGCTCGGAGTGGCCGTCTTCGCGATCGGCGTCCTCTACGTTTTTGAGGAGGAGTTTCTCGCCGTCCAGCTCACGAGCGGTGTCGACGCGCCGATCATCTATCTGGATACCGACGATCGGATCAGTCACTACAACAGACGCGCCGAGCGGCTCTTTCCGGCTCTGGATGGAGCAACGGGGGAACCGCTGGACGCTGTCGTCCCGCCGGCGAACACGGAACTGGGTGACCGGAACTGGATTCTCGACCGGACCGACGACGGTGAAACCGAGCACTATCTGGTCAGCGATACGCGTTTCTCGCTAGGGCAGACCGATATCGGGCGGATGGTACTCTTTTCCGAGGTGACTCGCACCGAACGACAGCGCCGGGAACTGGAACGGCAAAACGAGCAACTGGAGGGGTTCGCCGCCGCAATCCGACACGAGCTACTCAATACGCTGCAAATTCTCAGCGCCAGAGTCGATATCGCTGGCACCGCGATCGATGACGGTGAGGTGAATCTAGCGCGTGAGTCCTTACAAACCGCTTCGGACACGTCCGATCGGATGGCCGATATCGTCGACGATCTGGCGAAACTCGCCCGGTACGGACAAAGTGTCGAAGACCACGAGGCCAGGACGGTCAATATCGGGAGTATCGCCGAAGAGGCGTGGGCGATCGCCGACGTCGAGGACGTTACCCTCTCGATCGACACTGATGCCGAGCTTACGGCTGACCCCGAGCGACTGCAGACACTGTTCGTCAACGCATTCAGGTTCGGCGCACACAACGGCGCGACCGAGATCACCGTCACTGCCACAGATCGTGGGTTTACGATTACCGATGACGGAACGCCGACTGGCGACACCGATCCGGCGTCGTATTTCGAGTACGGCAGCGCGATTCCCGACGCCGAAGCCGGGCTGACGCTCCCGAATCTTCGGATGCTCGCCGAGACTCACGGCTGGGAGGCCACACTCGATCAGTCGTATCAAGACGGCATCCGCATCATCGTCTCGGGTGTCAGTACGCTCGAACAGTAG
- a CDS encoding PAS domain S-box protein → MSDPSRDDNPIVYANEQFEHITGYAEAEVRGRNCRFLQGEQTAREPVAEMRTAIDAGEPVTVELRNYRSDGTEFWNRVSIAPVRGDDGEITNWVGFQQDVTVKKERERRLRRKERRYQSIFNDPNILVGLIDTDGTVIDINQTAMEYVAATRAEIIGTPFPITPWFDHSAEIQRDVREWIERAAGGEYVEFEADLVGPSGDPYTVAGVIRPVTNDDGEVVSLLISDRDITERKERERKLQRYEAYLEGSTDIITVLDDDGTITYQSPAVERILGYKTDELIGQNGFDFIHPDDEAAVFEEFTDLIAEPKNTVTVECRFRTADEGWRWIEIRGTNYLDDDAVRGIVANSRDITDRREREQALTQLQQRTETLMQTTTVEETAQVAVDTAQDLLGAELSGCHLLGDDPDRLEPIAFLDAAREGSNEPPTYDRQADTDPPSKLVWDTFERGEHLVIEDTREYDGLAEVTPTRSAVIHPLGEHGVFIVSSTTTDAFDESEKTVIEILATALTAALDRVEREQELRRQIERLDKFASIISHDLRNPLNVATGHLELARQECASEHLDGVSNAHDRMEALIDDILALAREGKQESESEPVDLAAVSTGCWQTVATADATLVVETERTFQANPSRLQQLLENLFRNAIEHGGADVTVTVGEVADGFYVADDGPGVPEDEHDRVFDLGYSTAEGGTGFGLNIVREIADTFGWDIRVTSSAAGGARFEITGVGGSDA, encoded by the coding sequence ATCTCGGACCCGTCCCGTGACGACAATCCGATCGTATACGCGAACGAACAGTTCGAACACATCACGGGCTACGCCGAGGCGGAGGTTCGCGGGCGGAACTGCCGGTTTCTGCAGGGTGAACAGACCGCTCGTGAGCCAGTGGCGGAGATGCGGACGGCGATCGATGCGGGTGAACCGGTCACTGTCGAACTGCGGAACTACCGTTCCGACGGGACCGAATTCTGGAACCGTGTCTCGATCGCGCCAGTTCGGGGTGACGACGGTGAGATAACCAACTGGGTCGGCTTTCAACAGGACGTGACTGTCAAGAAAGAGCGGGAACGCCGACTCCGACGGAAGGAGCGCCGCTACCAATCGATATTCAACGATCCGAACATCCTCGTCGGATTGATCGACACCGACGGGACGGTCATCGATATCAACCAGACGGCGATGGAGTATGTCGCTGCGACGCGTGCGGAGATTATCGGGACGCCGTTCCCGATAACCCCGTGGTTCGATCATTCGGCGGAGATCCAGCGGGACGTCCGCGAGTGGATCGAGCGTGCTGCGGGCGGGGAATACGTGGAGTTCGAGGCCGATCTCGTGGGGCCGAGCGGCGACCCGTATACGGTCGCGGGCGTCATCAGGCCGGTCACCAACGACGATGGAGAGGTCGTCTCACTGCTCATTTCCGACCGCGATATCACCGAGCGCAAGGAGCGGGAACGCAAACTACAGCGGTACGAGGCCTACCTCGAAGGATCGACTGATATCATTACGGTTCTCGATGACGACGGTACGATCACGTACCAGAGTCCCGCTGTCGAGCGGATATTGGGCTACAAGACGGACGAACTCATCGGCCAGAACGGGTTCGACTTCATCCACCCCGACGACGAAGCGGCGGTATTCGAGGAGTTTACCGACCTGATCGCTGAACCGAAAAACACCGTAACCGTTGAATGCCGCTTCAGAACAGCCGACGAGGGCTGGCGCTGGATCGAAATCCGAGGGACGAACTACCTCGACGACGACGCGGTTCGTGGGATCGTGGCCAACAGCCGGGACATCACCGATCGGCGGGAACGCGAGCAAGCCCTCACACAGCTCCAACAGCGGACAGAGACGTTGATGCAAACCACGACGGTAGAAGAGACCGCTCAAGTTGCCGTCGATACCGCACAGGACCTGTTGGGCGCTGAACTAAGCGGCTGTCACCTGTTGGGCGACGATCCGGATCGACTCGAACCGATCGCGTTTCTGGATGCTGCTCGGGAGGGGTCGAACGAACCGCCCACCTACGACCGGCAGGCTGACACCGACCCGCCCTCGAAGCTCGTCTGGGATACCTTCGAACGTGGCGAGCACCTCGTTATCGAGGATACACGCGAGTACGACGGGTTAGCCGAGGTGACGCCGACACGGAGTGCGGTCATCCATCCGCTGGGTGAGCACGGTGTGTTCATCGTTTCTTCGACAACGACAGACGCGTTCGACGAATCCGAGAAGACGGTCATCGAGATCCTTGCCACGGCGCTCACGGCCGCTCTCGACCGAGTCGAGCGTGAACAGGAGTTGCGACGCCAGATCGAGCGTCTCGACAAGTTTGCCAGTATCATCTCCCACGATCTCCGGAACCCGTTGAACGTCGCGACGGGACACCTCGAATTGGCCAGACAGGAGTGTGCGAGTGAGCACCTCGATGGTGTGAGCAACGCCCACGACCGGATGGAGGCGCTCATCGACGACATCCTGGCGCTCGCACGGGAGGGGAAACAAGAGTCCGAGTCGGAACCGGTCGATCTCGCAGCCGTGAGTACCGGCTGCTGGCAGACTGTCGCGACGGCGGACGCCACACTGGTCGTCGAGACCGAACGGACGTTCCAGGCGAACCCGAGCCGACTCCAACAACTGTTAGAGAACCTCTTCCGGAACGCGATCGAACACGGTGGCGCTGACGTGACCGTAACAGTCGGGGAGGTAGCGGACGGATTCTACGTCGCCGACGACGGGCCCGGAGTTCCCGAAGACGAGCACGACCGGGTGTTCGATCTGGGGTACTCGACTGCGGAGGGTGGCACTGGGTTCGGTCTGAATATCGTCCGGGAGATCGCCGATACCTTCGGGTGGGACATCCGGGTGACCAGTAGCGCTGCCGGCGGCGCACGGTTCGAGATCACCGGTGTCGGGGGAAGCGACGCCTGA
- a CDS encoding amidohydrolase family protein, whose protein sequence is MFDTHTHAWGPATDDHPWVNGPILDLVDAFDVHTVYTADRLLADMDRNGIDEAVVVGYPICDWTDNWYTREVVAESDRLSGIVMLDPFAEDAPAHLRQCLETDGVLGFRLGAACPYDRMWETFDPDATWLRESLQETAFWDAAVETDAVVQLLCDHSQLDQALEVVEAYPELTYLFDHFAHAGPETPIESGTFAQFADLATYDNVAVKVSEIPHMSDAAFPYTDMHDHVRWFLDAFGRDRVVWGSDFPNVSDVATYPESYNWLRQVDSLSKKDRQWITGRAFRRHVGLG, encoded by the coding sequence ATGTTTGATACCCATACCCACGCCTGGGGGCCTGCCACCGACGACCACCCGTGGGTGAACGGGCCGATACTGGACCTCGTCGACGCCTTCGACGTTCACACAGTCTACACAGCCGACCGGTTGCTGGCCGACATGGACCGGAACGGTATCGACGAGGCCGTCGTCGTCGGATACCCGATCTGTGACTGGACGGACAACTGGTACACGCGAGAGGTCGTGGCCGAGTCCGATCGGCTGTCCGGTATCGTGATGCTCGATCCGTTCGCGGAGGACGCGCCAGCCCACCTCCGACAGTGTCTGGAGACCGATGGGGTTCTCGGATTTCGGCTGGGCGCGGCGTGTCCTTACGATCGGATGTGGGAGACGTTCGATCCGGACGCGACCTGGCTTCGGGAGTCACTTCAGGAGACTGCGTTCTGGGATGCCGCCGTCGAAACCGACGCCGTCGTTCAACTCCTCTGTGACCATAGCCAACTGGACCAGGCCCTCGAAGTCGTCGAAGCGTATCCGGAACTCACCTATCTCTTCGACCACTTCGCACACGCTGGCCCCGAGACGCCGATCGAATCTGGGACGTTCGCACAGTTCGCTGACCTCGCTACCTACGACAATGTCGCGGTGAAAGTCTCCGAGATACCGCACATGTCCGACGCTGCGTTCCCGTACACCGACATGCACGACCACGTCCGATGGTTCCTAGACGCGTTCGGTCGGGACCGCGTGGTCTGGGGCTCTGACTTCCCTAACGTCAGCGACGTTGCCACCTATCCCGAGTCGTACAACTGGCTCCGACAGGTCGATTCGCTGTCGAAGAAAGACCGCCAGTGGATCACGGGGCGGGCGTTCCGCCGGCACGTCGGCCTCGGGTGA
- a CDS encoding L-rhamnose mutarotase: protein MPRIAFHLRITEGQREAYREEHEDVPDALESAYLDSDAGIETYSVFEKEGHVFGFMEVEDPSVIKEIMAESDAQAEWDQVMDPILLDEDDPWMDEVYRMI from the coding sequence ATGCCACGCATAGCGTTTCACCTCCGCATCACGGAGGGACAGCGAGAGGCGTACCGCGAGGAACACGAGGACGTCCCCGACGCCTTGGAGTCCGCATATCTCGATTCCGATGCGGGTATCGAGACATACAGCGTGTTCGAGAAAGAGGGACACGTCTTCGGGTTCATGGAAGTCGAGGACCCGTCGGTGATCAAGGAGATCATGGCGGAGAGCGACGCGCAGGCGGAGTGGGATCAGGTGATGGACCCCATCCTCCTCGACGAGGACGATCCGTGGATGGACGAGGTCTACCGGATGATCTGA